From the genome of Anopheles funestus chromosome 2RL, idAnoFuneDA-416_04, whole genome shotgun sequence:
GATAATCCGTTATCATCGAGAGTCGTAAAATATATGGTCCAAATTCTGCAATCCGCATCCGGTAAGAAACATAACAAATTCCAATATGGGGGGCCGTTTTGATGGAACCTATTACTCGACAAACTGCGAGTATTGCGGCTATCAAAGagcttaaaaataaactgtacTCGATGAGTTggtaaaactaaaaatatacttttgtGGAATGTGAATATTTTCAAGTTGATGTGGTATGTAATAAATGATTggtaatattttgaaattgaagaaatgtaAGATTTGTTGTCTTCGGTAAAAAAGTtccaattaaattgtttaaataaaatgataaggGTCAAAACCCGTCAACGCGTTTTGAAATATGGTGTGGAGTTTAATCGCATCAACAGAACATACATTATCCTGCCATCATCCGAAACTAATATCGCATCCGGGATGGTAAAGCAAAACCAGAAATACTTAATCCCTCAATACACCTTCACAAAGGAGAATTTGAGGAACGCTTACAATTTCCTGTATTTGTCGATTTATCTTTTATCAAGCTAATCGTGCTCAATTCATTGATAAGACAGCAGCTCATATAAGAAGGTAACATCAACGATCTATCATGAGCAGTAGTGCTATTCGGTGCTAACGAAAACCATCCTTTATCCCCAGCTCTATAATGGTGTCGCTTTCGAGTCTGTTTCCGGTGTTGCTGGTGTGTGCGATTCTCACTGTGGACACCATTGAAGGAACCCGTCAAGATGCCCTGACGGCATTTCAGCCGCTGAAAATGTCCGCAAAAGGAAAGCAGCAAAGGAAGCTCATCGCCGGAGGTTCAGAGCTGTTCATTTCGCTCCAATCGGAGCTCATCCTTACCCAAGAACCATACGTCCAGCAAACGATCGATGAAGAAACCAACATCCAGGGAAGGTTGACTCCGATGGCTGATACCAAATGTGCTCAGCTGGTGGCTAGAGGGACGGACCTCTTGATGGAGCTGGTTGGCTTATCGTTCAGGAACTGTGTGGCGAAAATAGACGATGAAATGTTTGCTCGCTTGTACCCACAGCAGGACAATTCCTCTCGCCAGCAGTACGCCAAGGCTAGCTTGTTGAGCAGCTTCCGGGATGTGAACATCTTCATCGAACCACTCACCATTCAGTCAAGAATCCAGGAGAAACTGAACAATCCAATCGCTATAGAAGGCATTACTGGTGAGATGGCAGTGGCTTTGAAGACAGCCTTCCAGGAGTGCCTAACGAATGCCCGAACGCTTATGATGCAATCGCTGCGGGATGCTTCAACCCAGGCCGATTCTATTTGCGTCATTTAACCGGAAGCTACAACCATGTATCGGttagataacaataaacaattttcgACAAAATGTAATCCTTTGTTTTTCCGTTGCAACAACTTATTTTCTTAGTGTGTTCATGACGTTTTTTATGCAGTAGGCTCAAACGGTACGGAACCGTGGGTTTTAGGAGAATCGAATGTATTAGTCATCAAAATTAGTAAAGATAGAGGATCAAGTAAATAGATAACCGAAGGATTGTTATTGGGATTGTCAAACGATCTTCTCAAATCAAAGGTCAATCAAGTCGATCAAATCAAAGGAGATCACAGGGAATGTGAATCAAAAGGCCCTAAgcctgttaaaaaaaaactaacaaaaaagattcaaatatACAATAAAACCTAAAAAGTTTAAGTGGGTAGAGCATGATATGTCCTTTGTTTGGGTTATTTTGTCTACACAAGTGCTCGTTGAGATTTTGTGAGTTGCGATCTTGAATAGGTCCcaaagaatgaaagaaagaaaaatggaaaagaaatttaaataaaaacgagGGCATGgtggaaataaagaaaaggaaaaatgattaACGAAAAGCATTCGTTACGACGAGAACAGTAATGTAAGCATTTACCGAGCATTGAGCCAGCACAGAGTCGTTTATTGTACAATGTAACCACGAGGCAATGTGCTATCGGTGTACCAAatgagaataacaaaaaaccaaacccttACATGAGAAGAGTATGAAAGAAGTCATAAAGCATTGGAAACCCTCGTAGGGTTCCAGATTCGATCATTATAAAATAGTTCGTTCGGACGATATGACCATATTTGACATAGAACATACACCATATGGAAACACTTCACATTATTTATGCTCAAGATTGTACTATGTGTCaagattttttaaaccaaCATCTAAAGTAAAATTCTTCTTAGTTTCTTTAGCGGtacattttgaattttaattttggatAAAGTTAGTAATATGACAAGTTTAGAGAAACGATCACTGCGCGCTGCTGCACGGTTCTGCTTTGAAGCAATCCGCTAAAGCAAATCGCTAACCGGATTTAATAGCTGTGTCTTTGGGTCTGGTTCAGGGTTGAGATGtagtataaaaatattagtttGCTACAGCTCTCCGCTTCATATCGCTTGATCTAAATCACACACTACAATTAATAATTGGCTAGTTTTGCCTATGGTTTGCGGCTGTTTGATTGGGGGTACTAACTGTCTCCGAAGTAGTTTTTGGTTTACACCGTAATAATTCTTTGAACGATACAAGGtcatattataaaataaaatctttcgtttttgcattttcttctttttcttggcctgctcatggtcgagcacgtcttAAAGATATGGCAAGATTTCCAATCTGCTTACAGGAAATTCGGTCTAGGGCTGcaatcctccatccacggctgcattcgatctccgacaggtttgactccacctgatccagccaacgagctcgctgtgctcctctccgcctcgtgccgaatgGATCGCTGAcaagcaccttcctggtgaggcatgagtccggcatcacGTGttccagccatcgtatccttcccgCTTTGACCACCATCAGGATATCAGCTCCGCCAAACAACTTTGCTGGCACAAGGTTCTCGCCCTGCTCACACACACCGCcgaagatagtccttagcacccgccatTAGAAAATGAATAGTGCATTGGCgacctccgttagcagagtccaggactcgtacccgtagaatactaccggacgtatcagtgtggaATATATCGTGCTtatcgtgtgttgctggagtcttctggattGCAGgggtttgtggagcccgtagtggGTTCCACGATTTCCCTGCACAATGCGCCCTCGGATTTCGCTGGTCATGTTATTGTCTGCAGTTAAGATCGTATCtagatagcagaactcctctaccacctcgagattgTCGCCGTCAACCGATACTTCAGAGTTTctgagtcgggctctatcacggtcagagcctccggcaagcaggtactttgtcttcgtcgtattgatcctcaatccaatcctATTGGCCTCGCGTGTCACTCGGGACTACGCCTCGCACACCGAAgcagagaacgggtgaaaatcgtgtccCGGATGTCGAAGTCCGCGCTTTTCATGACACcgtccagagcgatgttaaacaccAAACAGAAGAATCCGTACCCCTGCTTCAGACCTCGGtgagcatgttcgatactcccaccttgcactgcaccccgtCCATAGTGGCCTTCAAGAACCACATCAGTTTCCCTCGGAATCCGTAAATGCTGCATGATGTGGCATTGTTCGGTACGACCTAGGGTGTTGTAGACCGATATACTTGATATACTTAGCTTTTCTCTTAATTTCATTCTCAATATAGTTTCAATAAGAGCAATTAGATTAGTCGATTATATACTATTGGGCgtagaaattaaaacatttacttcTAAGAGGACATTTTATTACAACCAATCACTGACAGCTGATCAATTAGTTTAATTCATTCTTATCATTCAACAAGTGACCTTTCGTGGCCAGAGATTAAATTCCCTATTGGGCAATGCAATTAATCCCGTACGTGGGTTGTACTAGTAAACTTATCATGGATTCTTATGTAGTTTGTCATGTCGTTGTTAGTAATGCCGGATTTGCTGTCACGATGGCAATGCTATCAGCTTGTGTGGAAAGCTTGAAACGATAAGATTATCTTCCTGTTTATAGGAGACATATCGGCGAACAGATTACCTATAAACGTTATCAAAAGGAAATAGACAGATGCAGGATATCCGTGTGCAACTACGTGCGATGCTATAAAAACAGTGACTAGAAGAGTGGACAAGATATcagatttttaataaacaatgaATAATGAAAGATTCTGCGATTTTTTACATCGTAAATTATTATTGTCTAGACACCATTGCGGTAGTATGCTTTATTCGATGTACATTGCTTTATGAGTTCTCTTCTCTTTTGCTTAATACGGTAAGTTCCGGTACCGCTTCCTGTACCGCCATACTAATAAAATGCATTGACGCAAAATCGGTCATTTAGGATTGTTGGGTGCGAGAAACGGTTCGAATTTAACGACTTTTCAATCATGTTGCTATCATGATCATAATTGAATCACCATCTTGATGGTCGTTGGATTGTACGATAAGATTTGTTGCtgctataaaatttattacacgGATCTTGGACAAAGTATAAAATCAATACGAGTTTGGAAACGATAGATCAATCTTGTAATCTCCTCACCAAAGTGTGCTTCTAACTAACATTACTCCCAAGAGCAATGAAGACTTTAGCATTGGTTGCACTGTTTGGAAtgtgttattgttttaataaCGTAAGACAGTAGTTGTACAGTTGAATATGGTGTGGTACGAAATTTTAACATATTCCGTTTATCTTTGCAGATTCTTACAGTTGAGGCAGGCCGTCTGGCTTCGATGCAAGTAGTCGAGCGCCTGAAGGAGATTGAACCGAAGCATGCCGAAATTAAGTATCGTATCATCAATTTCGTGTACTCGGCGAAGTataacttggtgcaaaaatcgGACGAATTTTACAAGCAAGTGTTCAACGCCAAGGAAGGTTCGCTTGGCAGCACGATAGCCCTAGAAGATGAAATGCTATATCAACTCGATCATCAGTCAGCATCGGTAGATCGTAGCTGTCTAAACTTTCTTAAAACAATTGTGGAAAACAACATGAACGTTGCGGGCGTTGGTTACACGAATTGCATTAACGAGGTGGAGCAGGGAATCGATAAGGAGCTTGAACATGCCCAAAAGCTGCTGGAAGTGGATGAATCGGAAATATTTTACCAGAGTCTTTTGGACGTGTTCAAGGGAGAGAATATTATAGCCGGACCTGATGCGATTCTTGCAAAACTGGAAAACAAGGCGGCTGAAATTGATGCCTTTGCCAGTGACTACATGTCGGGAATATTTAACATCGTGGAACAGTTTACCTCCAAGTTGTGGAACTTGAGAAATGGCTATCAAACGTGCTTGGCCGCTAACGAATCCCTGCTGAAAGTAACGTATGATGCATCAATAAGTCAGCTAACGAACATTTGTTTAGGTTCTATTGTAAAACAATGAAGCTGTTAAGAATGCTAGAAAGTACAGCTTTCTTCGTGTTGTGATAATGGACATCAATGAATATTGTATTCACAAGTATTATAATCCAAATAAATTATCTACTATAAGTGCATTCAACATGTTATTTCGATCTATATACTTGTAGCCTCCCAGATAAATTGTGGCGCTTATAtgcgaattttaaaatttaatggcataatgattttatagcataaaatttaagcaaataaattaaaatttggttgaaaatgtaataaatattttgataaCTTTAGTTAATGCTGCACACCTTTTGTTGCaccttttgctgttttgttaccTGCACACCTGAGCTGTACTACCTCTTTACATAACtatatattattttgttgaaCTAAATTTACATCGTTTACATCATTTTTTAcatcattttttcattttgaaaattcgCTTAGTTTCGTTAAGCTTGCGTTAAATTTCATTGCGTACAAGAAATCTTTCACGTTCTCTTGTTATCAAGAATTGCATACTAAATTATTTGAACGCGGAGTAAATCAGACCACGTGtggtaaaataattgaatttaatcgTTTGTGtacgaatgttttgtttacaatttttttttcattattatatACCTAGAATGATCACAAGACGTTGCTTCAGCGTTCCATCCAAAATATACTACTGTGAAGTGGAATGAATTTAATCTGAGGTCTCCGTGAGAAGAATTGGACGAACTTTGGACGTCTTGGACGAATTGCTGTAACCTATTGCTGATGGTAAATATGGTTTTAATTAAGGAGGTCGTATGTAACTTGCTCAGAAAGCGCGTGGCCACTTAAGGATCTGTTGTCCGAATATGTGTTAAAATTAAGATTAGTTAAGACCGATAAGCGATAGCTATGAAATATATAACATTACCGCTTAGGGAGATTGTTTTAGCTAATCAAGatgattatttaaaatattcgtttaatacattttatgtccttttaatttctttttatagTCGTTTCATAGTCGTGCAATTGTATGCATCAAAAACAGGTTGATTCCTATGTTTTATTACcgctaaaattaaatcatttttggaTGCAATGTCATAAATTTTGCAcattaatacaaacaaaaacttataaaataaTCTATTGGTAATAAACATCATTCATCAAATGAATATCAAAACCAATACAGGTTTTCATCTAATACAAATATAGTTCCCAGTGAAATCTGATCGCTTTACAATACCAACCTAGCACCTGAATGCTTTTTTGCCCATTGGTTAGTGAAGGGACCAAGAAATCGACCTACCGACCGACTGACAGATCAAGCGCCTCGTAAGTAGatcgaaaagaaagagaaacgaAAAGGCAGACacaattttcactttcatcaaACTCAGCTCAGCGTACCGACATCACCTTCACCTTCG
Proteins encoded in this window:
- the LOC125765603 gene encoding uncharacterized protein LOC125765603 translates to MKTLALVALFGMCYCFNNILTVEAGRLASMQVVERLKEIEPKHAEIKYRIINFVYSAKYNLVQKSDEFYKQVFNAKEGSLGSTIALEDEMLYQLDHQSASVDRSCLNFLKTIVENNMNVAGVGYTNCINEVEQGIDKELEHAQKLLEVDESEIFYQSLLDVFKGENIIAGPDAILAKLENKAAEIDAFASDYMSGIFNIVEQFTSKLWNLRNGYQTCLAANESLLKVTYDASISQLTNICLGSIVKQ